The proteins below are encoded in one region of Rhododendron vialii isolate Sample 1 chromosome 7a, ASM3025357v1:
- the LOC131332334 gene encoding calcium-dependent protein kinase 1 isoform X1, with amino-acid sequence MGNLHGRLRHRDSAAEKPPTPRHHQPQPPQPSTSTTTTTSPFHRHASGTGRVLGRPMEDVRSTFTFGRELGRGQFGVTYLVTHKTTGEKFACKSIATRKLVNKDDVEDVRREVQIMHHLTGHRNIVELKGAYEDRHSVNLVMELCAGGELFDRIIAKGHYSERAAADLCRQIVTVVHNCHSMGVMHRDLKPENFLLLNADEDSPLKATDFGLSVFFKPGDVFKDLVGSAYYVAPEVLRRSYGAEADIWSAGVILYILLSGVPPFWGENEQGIFDAVLRGNLDFASDPWPSISSSAKDLVKKMLQSDPKERLSATEVLNHPWIREDGDASDKPIDIAVLSRMKQFRAMNKLKKVALKVIAENLSEEEIVGLKEMFKSIDTDNNGTVTFEELKAGLPKLGTKLSESEVRQLMEAADVDGNGTIDYIEFITATMHMNRMEREDHLYTAFEYFDKDKSGYITMEELEQALKKYNMGGESTIKEIIAEVDTDHDGKINYEEFVAMMRKGNPDMVTNRRRR; translated from the exons ATGGGCAACTTACACGGTCGCCTCCGCCACCGCGACTCTGCCGCCGAAAAACCCCCCACGCCACGCCACCACCAACCCCAACCGCCACAaccctccacctccaccaccaccaccacctcccccTTCCACCGACACGCCTCCGGCACTGGTCGCGTCCTCGGTCGCCCCATGGAGGACGTCCGCTCCACCTTCACCTTCGGCCGCGAGCTCGGCCGCGGCCAGTTTGGCGTCACCTATTTAGTCACTCACAAGACCACCGGTGAGAAATTCGCGTGCAAGTCGATCGCCACGCGGAAGCTGGTCAACAAGGACGACGTGGAGGACGTGCGGCGGGAGGTGCAGATCATGCACCATCTGACGGGGCACCGCAACATCGTGGAGCTGAAGGGGGCGTACGAGGACCGGCACTCGGTGAACTTGGTCATGGAGCTGTGCGCGGGCGGCGAGCTGTTCGATCGGATCATTGCTAAGGGACATTATTCGGAGCGGGCTGCAGCGGATCTGTGCCGGCAGATTGTTACTGTGGTGCATAACTGTCATTCGATGGGGGTTATGCATAGGGACTTGAAGCCGGAGAATTTCTTGTTGTTGAACGCCGATGAGGACTCGCCGTTGAAGGCTACCGATTTTGGACTGTCTGTGTTCTTCAAGCCGG GTGATGTCTTTAAGGACCTTGTTGGAAGTGCATATTATGTAGCTCCTGAAGTATTGCGTCGAAGTTATGGAGCTGAGGCTGATATATGGAGTGCTGGTGTGATATTATACATATTACTTAGTGGGGTCCCACCTTTTTGGGGAG AAAATGAGCAGGGTATCTTTGATGCTGTTCTACGGGGAAATCTTGATTTTGCATCTGATCCTTGGCCATCCATATCCAGTAGCGCCAAAGACCTTGTTAAGAAGATGCTGCAGAGTGATCCTAAAGAAAGGCTTTCTGCAACTGAAGTATTGA ATCATCCATGGATCAGAGAAGATGGAGATGCATCTGATAAACCTATTGATATTGCTGTCTTAAGTAGAATGAAGCAGTTCCGTGCAATGAACAAACTCAAAAAAGTAGCATTAAAG GTCATTGCAGAAAATCTTTCTGAAGAAGAGATCGTTGGCTTGAAGGAAATGTTCAAATCTATAGACACTGACAACAATGGAACAGTTACTTTTGAAGAGTTGAAAGCCGGTCTTCCAAAACTGGGTACCAAGCTTTCTGAGTCGGAAGTGAGGCAGTTGATGGAAGCG GCTGACGTGGATGGAAATGGTACAATTGACTACATTGAGTTCATAACTGCTACAATGCACATGAATAGAATGGAGAGAGAAGACCACTTATACACTGCCTTTGAGTATTTTGACAAGGACAAGAGCGG GTACATAACAATGGAAGAATTGGAGCAAGCCCTGAAGAAATATAATATGGGTGGTGAGTCAACAATCAAGGAGATCATTGCGGAAGTTGACACAGATCAT GATGGGAAAATTAACTACGAAGAGTTTGTTGCCATGATGAGAAAAGGCAATCCAGACATGGTAACAAATAGACGCCGCAGATGA
- the LOC131332334 gene encoding calcium-dependent protein kinase 1 isoform X2 produces the protein MGNLHGRLRHRDSAAEKPPTPRHHQPQPPQPSTSTTTTTSPFHRHASGTGRVLGRPMEDVRSTFTFGRELGRGQFGVTYLVTHKTTGEKFACKSIATRKLVNKDDVEDVRREVQIMHHLTGHRNIVELKGAYEDRHSVNLVMELCAGGELFDRIIAKGHYSERAAADLCRQIVTVVHNCHSMGVMHRDLKPENFLLLNADEDSPLKATDFGLSVFFKPGDVFKDLVGSAYYVAPEVLRRSYGAEADIWSAGVILYILLSGVPPFWGENEQGIFDAVLRGNLDFASDPWPSISSSAKDLVKKMLQSDPKERLSATEVLNHPWIREDGDASDKPIDIAVLSRMKQFRAMNKLKKVALKVIAENLSEEEIVGLKEMFKSIDTDNNGTVTFEELKAGLPKLGTKLSESEVRQLMEAALAY, from the exons ATGGGCAACTTACACGGTCGCCTCCGCCACCGCGACTCTGCCGCCGAAAAACCCCCCACGCCACGCCACCACCAACCCCAACCGCCACAaccctccacctccaccaccaccaccacctcccccTTCCACCGACACGCCTCCGGCACTGGTCGCGTCCTCGGTCGCCCCATGGAGGACGTCCGCTCCACCTTCACCTTCGGCCGCGAGCTCGGCCGCGGCCAGTTTGGCGTCACCTATTTAGTCACTCACAAGACCACCGGTGAGAAATTCGCGTGCAAGTCGATCGCCACGCGGAAGCTGGTCAACAAGGACGACGTGGAGGACGTGCGGCGGGAGGTGCAGATCATGCACCATCTGACGGGGCACCGCAACATCGTGGAGCTGAAGGGGGCGTACGAGGACCGGCACTCGGTGAACTTGGTCATGGAGCTGTGCGCGGGCGGCGAGCTGTTCGATCGGATCATTGCTAAGGGACATTATTCGGAGCGGGCTGCAGCGGATCTGTGCCGGCAGATTGTTACTGTGGTGCATAACTGTCATTCGATGGGGGTTATGCATAGGGACTTGAAGCCGGAGAATTTCTTGTTGTTGAACGCCGATGAGGACTCGCCGTTGAAGGCTACCGATTTTGGACTGTCTGTGTTCTTCAAGCCGG GTGATGTCTTTAAGGACCTTGTTGGAAGTGCATATTATGTAGCTCCTGAAGTATTGCGTCGAAGTTATGGAGCTGAGGCTGATATATGGAGTGCTGGTGTGATATTATACATATTACTTAGTGGGGTCCCACCTTTTTGGGGAG AAAATGAGCAGGGTATCTTTGATGCTGTTCTACGGGGAAATCTTGATTTTGCATCTGATCCTTGGCCATCCATATCCAGTAGCGCCAAAGACCTTGTTAAGAAGATGCTGCAGAGTGATCCTAAAGAAAGGCTTTCTGCAACTGAAGTATTGA ATCATCCATGGATCAGAGAAGATGGAGATGCATCTGATAAACCTATTGATATTGCTGTCTTAAGTAGAATGAAGCAGTTCCGTGCAATGAACAAACTCAAAAAAGTAGCATTAAAG GTCATTGCAGAAAATCTTTCTGAAGAAGAGATCGTTGGCTTGAAGGAAATGTTCAAATCTATAGACACTGACAACAATGGAACAGTTACTTTTGAAGAGTTGAAAGCCGGTCTTCCAAAACTGGGTACCAAGCTTTCTGAGTCGGAAGTGAGGCAGTTGATGGAAGCG GCATTGGCTTATTGA
- the LOC131333649 gene encoding uncharacterized protein LOC131333649, producing the protein MLSSPSLAQRPSLLLPSLSRLRVLNRHSASLPLPSTFRASQSLQKSSSKDLNSLAVLPKWKISCFRDEDFASGDPKPEIIEDNVHEELVEPKVETPSERKRDWVSSLQEAADAVFRAIGKPWTVPWTAETILQVTLLWIVTFWFVGSWMIPFGAQMLGFSKESLTYRGQALYSLLTDITEGLAGIAILHRCLSRFRPLPSDWFRFSLKGKWLFDVALGCLMFPLVNRLSQFNLDLWPLMPSTPVTLSNVEQSIVARDPVAMALYALVVSVCAPAWEEVVFRGFLLPSLTKYMPVWCSILVSSVAFALAHFNVQRMLPLVFLGVVMGVIFARSRNLLPSMLLHSLWNGFVFLDLMK; encoded by the exons ATGTTGAGCTCTCCCTCTCTTGCTCAACGCCCATCCCTCcttcttccctctctctctcgacttAGGGTTTTGAACCGTCACTCCGCTTCATTGCCGCTACCGAGCACCTTTCGGGCCTCTCAATCTCTTCAAAAGTCTTCAAGCAAG GATTTGAATTCATTGGCTGTATTGCCGAAATGGAAAATATCGTGTTTTCGGGATGAAGATTTTGCATCTGGAGACCCAAAACCTGAGATTATTGAAGATAATGTGCATGAAGAGTTGGTGGAGCCCAAAGTGGAAACGccaagtgaaagaaaaagagattggGTTTCAAGTCTCCAAGAG GCTGCAGATGCAGTATTTAGAGCTATTGGAAAACCATGGACCGTGCCATGGACAGCTGAGACCATACTCCAG GTGACGCTTCTGTGGATTGTCACATTCTGGTTTGTGGGCTCTTGGATGATTCCCTTTGGAGCTCAGATGTTGGGTTTCAGCAAGGAATCTCTAACATATAGAGGACAAGCCTTGTACAGCCTCTTAACTGATATAACCGAAGGCCTTGCTGGAATTGCAATTCTCCATCGCTGCCTGTCTCGCTTCCGTCCCCTCCCATCCGATTGGTTTAGATTTAGCCTGAAAGGAAAGTGGCTGTTTGATGTAGCCCTTGGGTGCCTAATGTTTCCCTTGGTTAACCGGCTTTCACAGTTCAACCTTGACTTATGGCCTCTTATGCCTTCTACACCTGTCACCCTCTCAAACGTCGAACAATCAATTGTGGCACGGGACCCTGTTGCAATGGCGTTATATGCACTTGTGGTTTCGGTGTGTGCTCCAGCTTGGGAGGAGGTTGTGTTCCGTGGTTTCCTTCTCCCCTCCTTGACCAAGTACATGCCCGTGTGGTGTTCAATCCTTGTGAGTTCAGTTGCATTTGCTCTAGCACATTTCAATGTTCAAAGGATGTTGCCTCTTGTTTTTCTTGGGGTTGTGATGGGTGTTATTTTTGCGCGATCAAGAAACTTGTTACCTTCTATGCTGTTGCACAGTCTTTGGAATGGATTTGTTTTCCTAGATTTGATGAAATAG